The Terriglobia bacterium genome includes the window GGCCACCCTGTTCTCGCAAATGGGCGTCAGCACGAAGATGGCGGCCCTGCGAGCCGAGATGGGCGAGATTGACAAAATTCCGGTCACCGACCCGCGCCGCGTCGCCTTCAACCACCTCCACCAATGGTCTACCGGACTGGAGGTCATCGTCCTCCTGCTCGGCCTGGCGACTCTGTACCTCATTGCGCGTAACTGGGCCATTCCCGTAATGAATTCCCTGAGCGCGCGCTCGCTCTCCACCCGCGCCTAAATCCCGCGCAGTTGGTATCATCATTAGTTTTGCAGGAGGCCACGAATCCGCCTGTCGCGCGACTCGCTGGCCACTGACCACCAGCCACTGACCACTATGAAAACAGGAATCATCGGCCTGCCTCAGGTAGGCAAGACATCGCTGTTCAAGATCCTGACCAAGGCGCAGCTCTCGCCGCAGCACGTCAATCCGCGGGAAGCGCACGTGGGCGTCGCCAGGGTCCCCGACGACCGCCTCGACCGCCTCGCCGCGCTGTACAACCCGCGCAAGCTGTTGCACGCCTCGGTCGAGTACGTGGACGTTGCCGCCATGCCGGCGCACGCCTCGCACGCGGAGGCCAAGGCCGGCGCCGGCCTGAGCGACGCCATCGTCGCCAATATCCGCCAGGTGGACGCCATCGCGCACGTGGTCCGCGCGTTCGACGATCCCTCCATCGCCCACGTCGGCGAAATCAACCCGCTGCGCGACATTCAAAACGTTGATTTCGACCTCATGGTCAGCGACCTCGGCCAGGTGGAGAAACGCCTGGAGCGCCTGCAAAAAGATTTGAAGAAGCAGAAAACGCCCGAGCTGGAAAAAGAATTCGATCTTCTCCGGCGCTGTACGGCCTTCCTCGAACAGGAGCGCCCGCTGCGCGAAATGGAGATGACGCCGGAAGACAAGAAGCGCATCCGCGGCTTCATGTTCCTGAGCGAAAAGCCCATTCTCCACGTGCTCAACATCGGCGAGAGCCCGGAACTCGGCCGCGAACTGGGGCAGGTCGTCGAGAAATTTGGCCTGCAGGAAGTCACCGCTCGCCCCAGAACCGGCGCCACCGCGATCGCCGGGAAAGTCGAAGCCGAGCTCGCCGAGATGTCCGACGCCGATGCCGCCGAGTTCCTCTCCAGCTACGGCATGAACGAGAGCGGCCTCACCCGCCTGATCCGCAAAACCTACGAACTGCTCGGCCTGATTTCTTTCTTCACCGTCGGCGAGGACGAGTGCCGCGCCTGGACGATCGAGAACGGCACCAGGGCGGTCAACGCAGCCGGCGTCATCCACACCGACCTGGAGCACCACTTCATCCGCGCCGAGGTCATCCGCTGGGACCATCTTCTCGAAGCCGGCTCGGAAGCCAACGCCCGCGCGCACGGAACTCTGCGCCTGGAAGGCAAGGACTACATCGTCAAGGACGGCGACGTCATGCACATCCGACACAGCGGGTAAAAGCGGTACCTGAGTACCTAAGTACCTGAGTGATTCCATTGTGATGATCTGGCCGACCCAGTCAGTCTCAGGTA containing:
- the ychF gene encoding redox-regulated ATPase YchF; amino-acid sequence: MKTGIIGLPQVGKTSLFKILTKAQLSPQHVNPREAHVGVARVPDDRLDRLAALYNPRKLLHASVEYVDVAAMPAHASHAEAKAGAGLSDAIVANIRQVDAIAHVVRAFDDPSIAHVGEINPLRDIQNVDFDLMVSDLGQVEKRLERLQKDLKKQKTPELEKEFDLLRRCTAFLEQERPLREMEMTPEDKKRIRGFMFLSEKPILHVLNIGESPELGRELGQVVEKFGLQEVTARPRTGATAIAGKVEAELAEMSDADAAEFLSSYGMNESGLTRLIRKTYELLGLISFFTVGEDECRAWTIENGTRAVNAAGVIHTDLEHHFIRAEVIRWDHLLEAGSEANARAHGTLRLEGKDYIVKDGDVMHIRHSG